A window from Bacillus thuringiensis encodes these proteins:
- a CDS encoding cysteine synthase family protein produces MLRENIVDAIGNTPLVKLQLDSSARGNVYAKLEMLNPFGMKDRAAKQVILEAKKNGVLKDGAPIIESSSGTMALGLAMVGTYLGHPVHIVTDKRTDQMTLAKLKSLGCKLEIVTEMTQLGWQSARLDRLDEILKENKEAFCPRQYENCDNPNAYGALANEALEELGHIDILVASVGSGGSLCGTARALRKANPDLRVVAVDAVGSVIFNQPDIPGRLQGGHGNSVIPKNVDFSIIDEVHWLNDEECYAANLELAKCEKLFAGNSSAASYAVSRFISSRCSEEKNILTIFPDRGDRYYKTVYNEEYRKEKGMTNLYLPEQPKKVSYGKTVTSWSYASLQDNKMPTF; encoded by the coding sequence ATGCTAAGAGAAAATATAGTAGATGCGATTGGAAACACGCCGTTAGTAAAACTCCAATTAGATTCGTCAGCTAGAGGGAACGTCTATGCAAAATTAGAAATGCTAAATCCCTTTGGGATGAAGGATCGTGCCGCAAAGCAAGTCATTTTAGAGGCTAAAAAGAATGGAGTTTTAAAAGATGGTGCTCCAATTATTGAAAGTTCTTCGGGGACCATGGCATTGGGACTTGCAATGGTTGGAACTTATTTAGGGCATCCGGTTCATATTGTAACGGACAAGCGTACGGATCAAATGACTCTTGCAAAATTAAAATCCCTCGGTTGTAAATTGGAAATAGTTACAGAAATGACGCAATTAGGATGGCAAAGCGCTCGTCTTGATAGACTAGATGAAATTCTTAAAGAGAATAAAGAAGCATTTTGTCCTCGTCAGTATGAAAATTGTGATAACCCCAATGCCTATGGGGCATTAGCGAATGAGGCTCTTGAAGAGTTAGGACATATCGATATTTTAGTAGCTTCTGTAGGTAGTGGGGGGTCACTTTGTGGCACGGCACGAGCTTTAAGAAAAGCGAATCCTGACTTACGTGTTGTAGCAGTTGATGCGGTAGGAAGTGTTATTTTTAATCAACCAGATATTCCAGGGCGATTGCAAGGAGGACATGGAAATAGTGTAATTCCAAAAAATGTAGATTTCTCAATAATTGATGAAGTTCATTGGTTAAACGATGAAGAATGTTATGCAGCTAATTTAGAATTAGCTAAGTGTGAAAAGTTATTTGCAGGTAATAGCTCAGCGGCATCATATGCAGTTTCACGATTTATAAGTAGTAGATGTTCAGAAGAAAAGAATATTTTAACTATCTTTCCAGATAGAGGGGATCGCTATTATAAAACAGTTTATAATGAGGAATATCGTAAAGAAAAGGGGATGACAAATCTTTATCTACCTGAACAACCTAAAAAGGTTTCTTATGGAAAGACGGTGACTTCCTGGTCTTACGCTAGTTTACAAGATAATAAGATGCCCACATTTTAA
- a CDS encoding alanyl-tRNA editing protein: protein MVRKLYLQDPYLQECTAIITKIEDNKIFLDQTIFYPEGGGQLGDQGWIEGNEVIDTQKTGGNLFYHSNFPIIKVGSEVAHILKEPVKGLREGMEVKAKINWERRHMLMRMHAAAHLVYYYTFQVFGEMYVKGCHIAEDRARFDFYSPDKRLDREGLDKVEEFANLIVKDNIPIKNIPLNEEPEAINWICGDMLIPCGGTHVRQTGDIGEISVRRNSRGKSLERIYLEIGGGDLFK from the coding sequence ATGGTTCGAAAATTATATCTCCAAGATCCATATCTTCAGGAATGTACCGCCATTATAACAAAAATAGAAGATAATAAAATCTTTTTGGATCAAACTATTTTTTATCCAGAAGGTGGAGGACAGCTTGGAGATCAAGGATGGATTGAAGGAAATGAAGTAATTGATACACAAAAGACGGGAGGAAATCTGTTTTATCACTCTAATTTTCCAATCATTAAGGTTGGTTCAGAAGTAGCACATATTTTAAAAGAGCCGGTAAAGGGACTACGTGAAGGAATGGAAGTTAAGGCAAAAATCAATTGGGAAAGACGCCACATGTTGATGAGAATGCATGCTGCTGCACATTTAGTTTATTATTATACATTTCAAGTTTTTGGGGAGATGTATGTGAAAGGTTGTCATATTGCAGAAGATAGAGCTCGATTTGATTTTTATAGTCCTGATAAACGTCTTGATCGTGAAGGGTTAGATAAAGTAGAAGAGTTCGCAAATTTAATTGTTAAAGATAATATCCCCATTAAAAATATCCCATTAAATGAGGAACCAGAAGCAATCAATTGGATTTGTGGTGATATGCTTATTCCCTGCGGTGGTACACATGTTAGACAGACTGGAGATATTGGAGAAATTTCTGTAAGAAGAAACTCGAGAGGGAAAAGTTTAGAGCGTATATATTTAGAAATTGGAGGGGGAGATTTATTTAAATAA
- a CDS encoding HU family DNA-binding protein: MNKSELIKQVAIQSELTKPQASLAVDAVLESIQHALQNGEHVQLLGFGTFEVRERAAREGRNPHTGEALTIPAGKTPAFKAGKALKEAVKAK; the protein is encoded by the coding sequence ATGAACAAATCAGAACTAATAAAACAAGTTGCAATACAATCCGAACTAACAAAACCACAAGCGAGTCTTGCAGTAGATGCAGTATTAGAGTCCATTCAACATGCACTACAAAATGGGGAACATGTACAGCTACTTGGCTTCGGCACATTCGAAGTAAGAGAACGTGCTGCCCGTGAAGGACGCAATCCACATACTGGTGAAGCTCTTACGATCCCTGCGGGAAAAACACCTGCCTTTAAAGCGGGGAAAGCATTAAAAGAAGCTGTAAAAGCTAAATAA
- a CDS encoding PLP-dependent aminotransferase family protein, producing the protein MEWKLDNDCKIPIYQQVIDFIERRITYGELPPGSFLPSERKLATHLHVNRSTVTIAYNELRAMGIVESTTGRGTRVSTHMWGVSPTLTPNWKSFVEGGTFSPNLPLLRHIRAQVQQNENMIDFASGELGCNLFPHEQLQAILREQPLTQSLSYDHPQGYLPLRQTAVQYMKDYLKIKATEQSIMITSGAQQALHLIVQCLLNPGDAVAFESPSHCYSLPLFQSAGIRIFPLPVDEHGINPNDVQELYRKHRIKMIFLNPNFQNPTGTMLRPNRRKKLLSLCADLRIAIVEDDPSSLLTLEKKQPCPTLKSIDENGTVIYIHSLSKMIAPGLRIGWLVAPQSVVERLADARNQMELGMSIFPQWLIHNFFETIPFQSHIEPLRKQLKEKRDIIVRALNEQLQDKISFSNPNGGMYIWGKLNKPINEKQLIMQSLKNEIAFMPGSIFGAKDGYIRLSYGKVTSYQIEEGISRLREAIAICEE; encoded by the coding sequence ATGGAATGGAAGTTAGATAATGACTGCAAAATTCCGATTTATCAGCAAGTTATTGACTTTATTGAAAGACGCATTACATACGGAGAGCTCCCTCCAGGTAGCTTCCTCCCTTCAGAACGAAAATTAGCTACGCATTTACATGTAAACCGAAGTACAGTAACGATTGCTTATAACGAACTTCGCGCTATGGGAATTGTAGAAAGTACAACCGGTAGAGGTACACGTGTTAGTACACATATGTGGGGCGTTTCTCCTACATTAACGCCAAACTGGAAAAGTTTCGTGGAGGGTGGTACTTTTTCGCCAAACTTACCGTTACTTCGCCATATTCGGGCACAAGTACAGCAAAATGAAAATATGATTGATTTCGCAAGCGGAGAGCTCGGCTGTAATCTCTTTCCTCATGAACAGCTACAAGCCATTCTACGTGAACAGCCGTTAACACAATCATTAAGTTATGATCACCCGCAAGGCTATCTTCCGCTAAGGCAAACGGCAGTACAATATATGAAGGACTATCTAAAAATTAAAGCGACCGAACAATCCATTATGATTACTTCAGGTGCACAACAAGCACTTCACCTTATCGTACAATGTTTATTAAATCCAGGTGATGCTGTCGCCTTCGAAAGCCCTTCACATTGTTATTCATTACCGTTATTCCAATCCGCAGGTATTCGTATTTTTCCATTGCCTGTCGATGAGCACGGTATTAACCCAAATGACGTGCAAGAATTATATAGAAAGCACCGTATTAAAATGATATTTTTAAATCCAAATTTCCAAAATCCTACTGGAACAATGTTACGTCCAAACCGTAGAAAAAAACTGTTATCACTTTGCGCAGACTTACGAATTGCGATTGTCGAAGATGATCCATCCAGTTTGCTTACTTTAGAAAAGAAGCAACCTTGCCCTACTTTAAAATCCATTGATGAAAACGGAACAGTGATTTATATACATTCCTTATCAAAAATGATTGCGCCAGGTCTACGCATTGGCTGGCTTGTCGCTCCTCAGTCTGTAGTAGAACGATTAGCAGATGCACGCAATCAAATGGAGTTAGGAATGAGCATATTTCCACAGTGGCTTATACACAATTTTTTTGAAACAATACCATTTCAGTCTCATATAGAACCTTTACGAAAACAGCTAAAAGAAAAAAGAGACATTATCGTACGTGCACTGAACGAACAACTACAAGATAAAATCTCTTTCTCAAACCCTAACGGCGGTATGTACATATGGGGGAAATTAAACAAACCTATTAATGAAAAACAACTTATTATGCAAAGCTTAAAAAACGAAATTGCCTTTATGCCAGGAAGTATCTTCGGTGCAAAAGATGGTTACATTCGTTTATCTTATGGGAAAGTGACTAGTTATCAAATTGAAGAAGGAATTTCTCGTTTGCGTGAGGCGATTGCTATTTGCGAGGAGTAA
- a CDS encoding recombinase family protein, whose translation MQYKKFGYVRVSSKDQNEERQIENMKHLGIEDRDIFIDKQSGKNMKRENYQMLKRLARTGDTIVFDSLTRLGRSMNDVLEEFRYFETQRINLQFIKEPFINVNYNGESTNDVIQQAVQKATLTILSAFAEKERNDIKQRQAEGIALAKKQGKHLGRPPVQITKQFIEAYEAWQSGKITAVGAMRKYDIKRSSFYKLVKEYEAHEKTKHMAKNE comes from the coding sequence TTGCAATATAAAAAGTTTGGATATGTACGGGTTTCCAGTAAAGACCAAAACGAAGAACGTCAGATTGAGAATATGAAGCATCTAGGAATAGAGGATCGAGATATTTTTATTGATAAACAATCTGGAAAAAATATGAAAAGAGAAAATTATCAAATGTTAAAACGATTAGCTAGAACAGGGGATACAATTGTTTTTGATTCTTTAACGAGGCTAGGGCGTAGTATGAATGATGTACTTGAAGAATTTCGTTATTTTGAAACACAGCGTATTAATCTCCAGTTTATTAAGGAACCATTTATTAATGTAAATTATAATGGCGAAAGTACAAATGATGTCATTCAACAGGCTGTTCAAAAAGCAACTCTTACCATTCTTTCTGCTTTTGCAGAAAAAGAAAGGAATGATATCAAACAACGACAAGCAGAAGGGATTGCATTAGCAAAGAAGCAAGGAAAACACTTAGGAAGACCACCGGTACAAATTACGAAGCAATTCATTGAGGCATATGAGGCATGGCAATCTGGAAAGATTACGGCGGTCGGAGCGATGAGAAAATATGATATAAAGCGTTCTTCTTTTTACAAGCTAGTAAAAGAGTACGAAGCGCACGAAAAAACAAAACATATGGCGAAAAATGAATGA
- a CDS encoding AbrB/MazE/SpoVT family DNA-binding domain-containing protein, whose amino-acid sequence MKSTGIVRKIDELGRVVIPKETRRTLNIHEKDPLEIFVEGDAIILQKYISHGTCPITGEISARNVKLAGGKLTLSPEGVKQLLAELEQYKVTV is encoded by the coding sequence ATGAAATCAACAGGTATTGTACGAAAAATTGATGAGCTCGGTCGAGTTGTGATACCGAAGGAAACGAGGCGTACACTCAACATTCACGAAAAAGACCCACTAGAAATATTTGTAGAAGGGGATGCGATAATTCTACAAAAATATATATCCCATGGTACGTGTCCTATCACGGGAGAAATATCTGCAAGAAATGTAAAATTGGCAGGAGGAAAGTTGACACTGAGTCCAGAGGGTGTAAAACAACTGTTAGCTGAATTAGAACAATACAAAGTAACGGTATGA
- a CDS encoding Rpn family recombination-promoting nuclease/putative transposase, which yields MNQPLVNLRVDFAFKQLFGVQGQEELLISFLNAILHESLSTPIVSLKIEDPHLHKEYEEDKLSILDILATLQDETKVNVEIQLRNTQEIVKRSLYYWSKLYTSQLEQGMPYRSLRKTIAINLLDFDLFPQYDDMHTVGQFWSQQHKEVLLEDLEIHFIEIPKLLQQWREEKINPWENEFARWLLLLPAHEDEHLTHTLEDIAMKQDPMLQKAIHKWENMSKSSSFRLAYEAREKVLFDEQAKLAHAREVGIEEGREKGLQEGMEKGMEKGKLAEREQLIRGMHKNGMDIEDIAKFTNMDITGLRHILGQ from the coding sequence ATGAATCAACCTTTAGTAAATTTACGAGTCGATTTTGCTTTTAAGCAATTATTTGGTGTACAAGGACAAGAGGAATTACTGATTTCTTTTTTAAATGCAATCTTGCATGAATCCTTATCTACACCGATTGTATCCTTAAAAATTGAAGACCCACATTTGCATAAAGAATATGAAGAAGATAAATTATCCATACTAGATATATTAGCTACACTTCAAGATGAAACCAAGGTGAACGTGGAAATCCAGTTACGAAATACACAAGAAATAGTAAAACGTTCCCTGTATTATTGGAGTAAACTGTATACATCTCAATTAGAGCAAGGGATGCCCTATCGTTCTTTACGGAAAACGATTGCGATTAATCTATTAGATTTTGATCTCTTTCCTCAATATGATGACATGCATACAGTCGGACAATTTTGGAGTCAACAACACAAGGAAGTGTTACTCGAAGATTTGGAAATCCATTTCATTGAAATTCCGAAATTGCTACAGCAATGGAGAGAAGAAAAAATTAATCCGTGGGAAAATGAATTTGCTCGTTGGTTACTGTTGTTACCAGCACATGAAGATGAGCATTTAACCCACACTTTGGAGGACATCGCCATGAAACAAGACCCGATGTTACAAAAAGCGATCCATAAATGGGAGAACATGAGTAAGAGTAGTTCTTTCCGCCTAGCGTATGAGGCCAGAGAAAAGGTTTTATTTGATGAGCAAGCCAAATTAGCACATGCTCGTGAAGTCGGTATCGAAGAAGGAAGAGAAAAAGGGCTTCAAGAGGGTATGGAAAAAGGTATGGAAAAAGGAAAATTAGCTGAAAGAGAACAGTTAATCCGAGGCATGCATAAAAATGGCATGGATATAGAAGATATTGCGAAGTTTACCAATATGGACATTACGGGCTTACGCCATATTTTAGGACAATAA
- a CDS encoding kinase, whose translation MIVSRENDSIMKEAISATGVGISCGTCGELVQGCINDQNFMITFPIPLYASAEAKFVGGGKISIIPGYKNKAAKAAEILVGSLRKLGIVDTELGITIKIESELIEGKGMASSTADIIAVCRAISNLCNYPIGPWEISNICTSIEPSDGVMYQSSVVYDFFKGRLLEDIGPLMSMRLVIIDNGEAVDTVNFKRVPYTPKEMKQVLEAYRLATCGIKSQNIELLGRATTISAKVNQRRHFKREFNDIMNIFPELGAHGISVAHSGSILSLLFDKNDDMKIENAKNRISMMFPEATIREITI comes from the coding sequence ATGATTGTAAGTAGAGAAAATGATTCGATAATGAAGGAAGCTATCTCTGCAACAGGTGTTGGAATCTCTTGTGGTACATGTGGCGAGCTCGTTCAAGGTTGCATTAATGATCAAAATTTTATGATTACGTTTCCTATACCTCTATATGCTAGTGCTGAAGCGAAATTTGTAGGAGGAGGGAAAATAAGTATAATCCCTGGGTATAAAAATAAAGCTGCAAAAGCTGCTGAAATATTAGTAGGCTCATTAAGAAAATTGGGTATAGTCGATACAGAACTAGGAATTACAATTAAAATTGAGTCGGAATTAATAGAAGGAAAAGGAATGGCTAGTAGTACAGCGGACATTATAGCAGTTTGTCGGGCTATTTCAAATCTATGTAACTATCCTATCGGACCTTGGGAAATATCAAATATTTGTACATCTATTGAACCATCTGATGGTGTAATGTATCAATCATCGGTAGTATATGACTTTTTTAAGGGGAGGTTACTTGAGGATATTGGACCTTTAATGTCAATGCGCTTAGTTATCATTGATAATGGAGAAGCGGTAGATACAGTTAATTTTAAACGGGTACCGTATACACCAAAGGAGATGAAACAAGTCTTGGAAGCTTACCGCTTAGCGACTTGTGGGATTAAAAGTCAAAATATTGAATTATTAGGACGTGCTACTACAATAAGTGCCAAAGTTAATCAACGTAGACATTTTAAAAGAGAATTCAATGATATTATGAATATCTTTCCTGAATTAGGGGCACATGGAATATCGGTAGCCCATAGTGGTTCCATTCTTTCTTTATTGTTTGATAAGAATGATGATATGAAAATTGAGAATGCAAAAAATCGTATATCAATGATGTTTCCAGAAGCAACGATTAGAGAAATTACTATCTAA
- the hfq gene encoding RNA chaperone Hfq has product METKLQAFQKDRSKNMLSLQEQLLQEAFQKRKDITLILLKGLHVKGMIRGFDTYSVLIEVEGKQQLVYKHAISTIRF; this is encoded by the coding sequence TTGGAAACGAAATTACAAGCATTTCAAAAGGATAGAAGTAAGAACATGCTATCTTTGCAGGAACAATTGTTACAAGAGGCGTTTCAAAAGAGGAAGGATATCACTTTAATTCTGTTAAAAGGATTGCATGTAAAAGGAATGATAAGAGGATTTGATACTTATTCTGTTTTAATAGAAGTTGAAGGGAAGCAACAGCTTGTATATAAACATGCGATCTCCACGATTCGTTTCTAA
- a CDS encoding DMT family transporter: MIRNNETKYILLVFLAICFLATGGIFVKLSDLPPINTGFYRVLLSIPLLLPFVWKELNKVSKKDILLILLAGVFLAGDLILWNVSFHYTSVANANLLANLVPLVIIPFSFFIFKEKITRTFFIGSIITISGVIVLVSGKAVITTDNLFGDMLAFLTAFFYAFFLLTVYKVRERVSASIIMFVSAFGSAVTIFIAMLFTEGVYIPSSSSEWLPLIGLAIFSQILGQGLLSFCLGKVNVALSSILVLLQPIVAAIYAWFIFTQKLTIVEIMGMLISLVGIYIVKMKKKQKVPHKSKEKIVS; this comes from the coding sequence ATGATAAGAAATAATGAAACGAAATATATACTGTTAGTATTTTTAGCTATCTGTTTTTTAGCAACAGGTGGTATTTTTGTAAAACTAAGTGATTTACCACCAATTAATACAGGCTTTTATCGTGTATTACTCTCTATCCCTCTTTTATTACCGTTTGTATGGAAAGAACTTAATAAAGTTTCAAAGAAAGATATTCTATTAATACTTTTAGCGGGTGTATTTTTAGCAGGTGATTTAATTTTATGGAACGTATCATTTCATTATACGAGTGTTGCAAATGCTAATTTATTAGCTAATTTGGTGCCTCTAGTAATTATTCCGTTTTCATTTTTTATTTTTAAAGAAAAAATAACACGTACATTCTTCATAGGATCTATTATTACAATATCTGGGGTAATTGTTTTAGTTAGTGGGAAAGCAGTAATAACAACAGATAATTTATTTGGAGATATGTTGGCCTTTTTAACTGCTTTTTTCTATGCATTCTTTTTATTGACAGTATATAAAGTACGAGAAAGAGTAAGTGCTAGTATTATTATGTTTGTGAGTGCTTTTGGAAGTGCAGTAACGATTTTCATTGCCATGCTTTTTACAGAAGGAGTTTATATCCCAAGTAGTTCTTCAGAATGGCTGCCCTTAATAGGCTTAGCTATTTTTTCGCAAATTTTAGGACAAGGGCTACTAAGTTTTTGTTTGGGTAAAGTTAATGTTGCATTATCTTCAATATTAGTTTTATTACAACCAATCGTAGCTGCAATATATGCATGGTTTATCTTTACTCAGAAGCTTACAATAGTGGAGATAATGGGAATGTTAATTTCTTTAGTTGGAATCTATATTGTGAAAATGAAAAAGAAACAAAAGGTGCCACACAAATCAAAAGAGAAAATTGTAAGTTAA
- a CDS encoding MalY/PatB family protein, with the protein MKLDFDQQIDRLYTASYKWDQSKSLFGTEDILPMWVADMDFMSSPAVVDALINRATHGVYGYTIIPDSYYSSIIDWLKRRHGTTVKKEWITHSPGVVTALSILVSCLTKPGDKVMIQSPVYHPFYDVVTQQNRELVTNNLILEDGRYTMDLKDLEDKIDSSVKLMLLCNPHNPVGRVWDEQELERLGALCAKHNIIVISDEIHCDLIYKGNKHIPFSSISEKLKSTSITCISTSKTFNLAGLKTCNLIIQNPHIKELYEKKLRMLSLHSESFFGITAVEAAYTHGEEWLNQLLIYLEGNLNFLLGYFKQHINEVKVIKPEGTYLVWLDFRGLRMNKENIEKWMYQKAKLALNEGSMFGENGKGFLRMNIACPRVTLEEGLSRIHKAL; encoded by the coding sequence ATGAAATTAGATTTTGATCAACAAATCGATAGACTTTATACAGCATCTTATAAATGGGATCAGTCCAAAAGCCTTTTTGGAACAGAAGATATTTTGCCAATGTGGGTGGCTGATATGGATTTTATGTCATCCCCAGCAGTAGTAGATGCACTTATAAATAGAGCTACTCATGGAGTATATGGATATACAATCATACCTGATTCCTATTATAGTTCGATAATTGATTGGCTGAAGAGAAGGCATGGAACGACAGTAAAAAAAGAGTGGATCACACATTCTCCAGGGGTAGTAACAGCATTAAGTATTTTGGTCTCTTGCTTAACTAAGCCAGGAGATAAAGTGATGATTCAATCTCCTGTCTATCATCCATTCTATGATGTAGTTACTCAACAAAACAGAGAATTAGTAACGAATAATCTTATTCTAGAAGATGGCCGATATACGATGGATCTAAAAGATTTAGAAGATAAAATAGATTCAAGTGTAAAATTAATGTTGTTATGTAATCCTCATAACCCTGTTGGGAGAGTATGGGATGAACAAGAATTAGAGAGACTAGGAGCACTGTGTGCTAAACATAATATAATTGTAATTTCAGATGAAATTCACTGTGATTTAATATATAAAGGCAATAAACACATACCGTTTTCATCTATTTCTGAAAAATTGAAAAGTACTAGTATAACATGTATTTCTACTAGTAAGACCTTTAATCTTGCGGGGTTAAAAACATGTAACCTAATCATTCAAAATCCTCATATAAAGGAATTGTATGAAAAAAAGTTAAGGATGCTTTCGTTACATTCGGAAAGTTTCTTTGGTATAACGGCAGTAGAGGCTGCATATACCCATGGTGAAGAATGGCTCAATCAATTATTAATCTATTTAGAGGGGAATTTAAATTTTTTACTTGGTTATTTTAAGCAACACATAAATGAAGTGAAGGTAATTAAACCTGAAGGAACATATTTAGTCTGGTTGGATTTCCGAGGATTAAGAATGAATAAAGAGAATATAGAAAAATGGATGTATCAAAAAGCTAAATTAGCTTTAAATGAAGGTTCTATGTTTGGCGAAAATGGTAAAGGGTTTCTTAGAATGAATATTGCCTGTCCTAGGGTTACTTTAGAAGAAGGTTTATCTCGGATACATAAGGCGTTATAA
- a CDS encoding aspartyl-phosphate phosphatase Spo0E family protein, protein MFSISTSDILHLQKQIEEKKKQLRQLVKAYEYTDPIVFACSEELDQFVYLFMRDCSPRTVQLKK, encoded by the coding sequence ATGTTTTCCATATCTACATCTGATATTCTCCACTTACAAAAACAAATTGAGGAAAAAAAGAAACAACTGCGACAGTTGGTAAAGGCATACGAATATACAGACCCCATTGTTTTTGCATGTAGCGAGGAATTAGATCAATTCGTGTATCTGTTTATGCGTGATTGCTCTCCTCGAACTGTTCAATTAAAAAAATGA
- a CDS encoding ArsR/SmtB family transcription factor, with translation MKNAFYTDPKELERVAEVVRALAHPVRLQIVRQIIKENSLNVSELQRYLATPQPTVSQYLGKLKLHKVVACERKGLEVFYRVDDEKVKQILKILLG, from the coding sequence ATGAAAAATGCCTTTTACACGGATCCAAAGGAATTAGAACGTGTTGCAGAAGTAGTAAGGGCATTAGCACACCCTGTCCGTCTCCAAATTGTACGTCAAATAATAAAGGAAAATTCATTAAATGTTTCTGAATTACAACGGTATCTCGCCACACCACAACCCACTGTTTCACAATATCTTGGCAAGTTAAAATTACATAAAGTCGTAGCATGTGAGCGAAAAGGATTAGAAGTATTTTATCGAGTGGACGATGAAAAAGTGAAACAAATCCTGAAGATACTGCTAGGCTAA
- a CDS encoding helix-turn-helix domain-containing protein, which yields MREIAKRVQMIRLQDEHCERQVKAEQYGAEQCIIERDCIKIEKNIAKKRTKKVQTPKEKWDEKCQQAVQLFNQGTEYPTIAKIVGCNVSSLYRELKKRGVLQMPKQVAPSKSVKSSIISPKTKKTKFERYKEYYMYK from the coding sequence ATGAGAGAAATTGCGAAAAGAGTACAAATGATACGCTTACAGGATGAGCATTGTGAGCGGCAAGTAAAAGCAGAACAGTATGGTGCCGAGCAGTGTATAATAGAAAGAGATTGTATCAAAATAGAAAAAAATATAGCTAAAAAACGAACAAAAAAAGTACAAACGCCAAAAGAAAAATGGGATGAAAAATGCCAACAAGCAGTACAATTATTTAATCAAGGAACGGAATACCCAACTATTGCAAAAATAGTTGGATGTAATGTGAGTAGCTTGTATAGAGAGCTTAAGAAACGTGGTGTATTACAAATGCCAAAGCAAGTAGCACCATCTAAATCAGTAAAGTCATCCATAATATCACCAAAAACAAAAAAAACGAAGTTCGAACGATATAAAGAATATTATATGTATAAATAG